The following nucleotide sequence is from Mangifera indica cultivar Alphonso chromosome 1, CATAS_Mindica_2.1, whole genome shotgun sequence.
CTACAAAtctttgatatttcttttaccACTCCTTGCGTCTCTTCAACTTGACTGAAAGCACATCCTAAGAAATTGGCCAAAGTATCGATATTAAATATGATGTTCTGTTGCATGTCTTCATATTTCAGAAAGAGCACCTTTTCTGGGTTCGCTTGACTGGCCCTCCAGTACCCCAACACATGTTCCCAAATGGGGCCATAGGATTGGACTCCATTGCAAATCTTCTCGAAGGCTTCCTCAATTGAAAACAGATTCTTGTTTTGGTCTTGCAATAAAGACAGGAATTTCCAAAGGGAGATGAATTGATCCAGAGGATTTCTGGCTACATAAACAATGCGGCAACCAGAATTCAAGATGGAATTGGGTAATGAAGCATATGGGAGATGGGTGGCCAAAATCCTTGGCTTGGGAATGTCTTCCGTTGTCCAATTAATCGTGACATTTTAGAAGTCTTTAAGATAATACAACGGTGATGAAAATAAAGCAACAAaatctttgatataaaaattccATTATGTTATGTGGATGGCAGCAAACTGGAATCCTGACAGTCTTAAACACAGAATGGCAAAGATTAGCCTCGGCGTCACTATCCATTTTATTTGGCTGGAGAGGAACAAAAGGGTGTTCGCCAATGAGTCAAATAATCACcaagtgataataaaaaaaaatcaaagcaacTGTCAGAGACCGAGCCACGGAATTTAGGAAGATCCAAAATAAGAATGGAGATGAGGCGATCGTGCAGAATTGGGGCCTGCCATATTGCATCTTTGCAAGGAGAAATTGAGGAATCCTGCCGCTTGGTGGGATGTTTTAGTGATATGTGTGCTTGCCTTGTGGTGGGTGTTTGAGGAGGTGGTTCGCTGGCAGTTTTAGGAGCATCCTGGCTTTGCTTTCGGGGATTTCACACCCATGTAAAATTAGCGGATGTTGTCTTCAAGATTTTAATTCAAGGTCTCAATGGTTCCCTGTTTCTCCATTCAGGCTGCGGTACTGTTTCCTCTGGGGCTTTGAGTGTGCTGTTTTGGACCAGCAGGTTGGTTTCCTTTTACGGGTTGGCTGTTGCTCTCATCTGGAATTTGGGCTGTAGGGTGGTTTTTTAGGGCTTGCAAGGCAAAAGTTGCCGTTTAGGCTCTTTTTCTGGTTTTGGTTGTCCTCTCTTTTAAGTTCTTTATTTATAGGAACTTAGATGGACATTCACGAGAGGGTGGCCTCTTTTCTCATTGTTgggattgttttttttttttgatccTGTATAGTATTTTTACTGTGTTAgctagggaaaaggactatttcccacctatttTTTAGGCCTATTTCAAACTGATACTcatgggagatgaaaaacccttgCTCTCACCCCTGACCAAACTACTATCCAATTTCTCAGATAGGGACAGACAAAATCGATATTTtgctgtttatattaaaaaaatataaaacttattacttttcacccttcttaggttttataaattaacatttcatctttgaccaaagtttttaaactttgaaaactaacattttcacccccaaacctagggtttccatgtTTTTCAAAACGCAGTcgtcccccataactttcaaaaatagcagtttcacccccattcttcaacttcatcttccgacgtcATCACTGGCCTCCTCTTTTTTCCTGGTGCGACGAaaagatcttcatcttcttgtcctacgatgcgacgaagagatagagatctcttcgtcgctccacccagaagATGAGGACAACTCTCATCTGGATGACacgacgacgaaggacgacgaaacATCGTCCCTtatctgttcttccagatctagacgacgaagggtcgtcctttgtagttgGTGATGCGAGATCAGTGGAATGCgtcggccgtcggtggtggctggagaagaaagcaaaccttaggggtgaaatctaaattttttaaactttgagggtgggttgagttgttagtttttaaaacctggagggggatatggtgaaattttaaagttttaaggttttaaatagtaaaatatcgattttatcCCTATCTCTAATTGAGAAATTAGACAGCAGTTTGGTCATGGATGGGAGAAAGgttttttcatctcccgtgggtATCAGTTCGAGATAgacctaaaaaatgggtgggaaatagtccttttccctgtTAGCTATCATGGGTCGTCTTGTGGTCTAGATGAGCTTAAGTTGTTTTTGTGTGTCTCTTGCGCCagttttgtcttttgttttgttaatacatACAaacttaacataaaaaaatccaGTTTATTAATGAGAATGTTCATctacaaagaaagaaaggacaaatgagaaaaaaatcagAGGAAAAGCTAAGGCGTCAATCTTGAGAAAGTATCGGTTGCTTACGAGAGAAGGATTGTGGGCTACCTTGAAGCCTCCTAATGAGCGGTTTTCTATAAACTTCTTCATGGACTCGTCTGACTTATTCAAGTTTTGCATTTCGTAATCTCTCACTGAAGCTGACTAGCCTCCTCAACAACCTGAATCTGCCTCCACTCCCTCACCTATTATGTATAATTCCTTTCGAGGAAGGTGAAGTCACAATCAAGGAACCAATGCTAGATGGCAAAGAAGACATCATAAACAAGATGTCCGACCTTATCATTGACCTCAGCCTAAACCACAAGCAATCTATTTTTCAACTCACCATTCTGTTAGATTACCCTCAAAAGTTCTAACTAAGCGTCCAACCTATCTGTTCACTCTCTCCTAGTCCGAACTTTTCTTGCTTGAATCATAAATATGTGGACGCAGCTAATTCAACTTGTCCTCCCTTCTCAACAGGTTTCTTGTAACGAGCAAATTCAAACTCCAAAGCCTCTTCCTTAGCCCTAAAATGCTGCACTTCAACCTTCAACTTCTCTTCTGCCACCTAAAGTATGAGTGCACAAAACTGGGTAATCAAACCAATTAGGAATATTTGTGAACCAAACcgatttttctttcaattcaaagaaaatttcaaatcgatatcaaatagattttatataaaaattaactgataacttaaccaaatttttagttactcaatttctaaattctatataaaaatttgttttaaaagtgaaataaaaaattataaccttGGCAAAGGAGATTGCCAGATATTGTCCGACATCAAATAAATtgcagaagagaaaaaaaaaagagtttaaatttgattcaactaAAGAAagactggaaaaaaaaaaaaactaaaattttggtgAACTTTCGTTGGAAGAGATAAGAGTCAGATAGAGGCAAGAGAGTCTCCATCGACAATGTGAAAGGATGCAAGAAGCAATAGATAACATTAgagttagatttgaatcgagtCAAATTTAAGCTTggttcaatttatatatagtaaaattcaagtttgagctcataAAAGCTAGACTTAGACTTgacttgaatttagtttgactcattttgaattcaaacttttaactaactcgttattaaaatgatgtcgttttaatacaaattagtcaaaacgatgtcgttttaatatatattagtcaaaacgatatcattttatatcaaaatttttaattcataaatttgacgagtagctcaAGCTTAAAAATATTAGCTTCAATTTGAGCTCGCTAGAATTTTTATAAGACTAATTCATTTTAAACTCGTTCAAATTGAACTCgaataaatttggtttaaatctaTGTGTAGATAACAAGGGTTCAAGCAAGACAAAGTATAAAGAATGACGACAAATTTACAAGAATAGAAGAAGATCCattgaatattttgaattttttaaagcttgcccacaaaatcaactttttcagttaaatgtcaatatttttttttttcagtttaaatccttaaatgctttttttttttttaataatggaTTTTTcacaagttttattattcaatcatatgtttTCTTCCTTCtattaatagtaatattttattgtcatgctGCTGGGATTCTTTCCTCAgttaaagaagaagagagaaaaagttacaaaGAAAAACAGAGATTCTTTGCATGGGTCATTTCAAGAGGGATATTTTGAGAAAGTATATTACTGTTGGCGTcaaccatttaattataattatactataataatataattataatatacttataattatattataaaatataattatatgatatattattatattatattatattataatttatattatattataatatgtattataatttaaaaaatattatcataatttatataatattaatatattataatattatataatattaatataatttttctatttttttcagttaaatgtcaatctttttttttttttcagtttaaatccttaaacattaatttttttttcagttaaatcctactaaatgatcttcttcgatCGTCATTTCTTTTAGGATATAAAGTGGATGTGGTTAAGTTTTTgtgggtaattttttttttttatttccttactttgaagaattcttaatctgaagaattcagttttttccttctttcttatattattatattatattatattataatttatattataatttaaaaaatattattataatttatataatattaatataatttttctatttttttcagttaaatgccaattttttttttcagtttaaatccttaaatgctaatttttttcagttaaatgctactaaatgatcttcttcgatTGTCATTTCTTCTAGGGTATAAagtggatgtggttgagtttttgtgggttactttttttttttttatattcttactttgaaaaattcttaatctgaagaattcagttttttctttccttcttttgtttttgaagatgaggaagaagagagagcgATTCCTTTATAactttgaaagaagagaaagaagagagaaaaagttgcagagaaaaagagagagaatatctacatgaaagattaaagagagaTATTTTGGGAaagttgattactgttgtggtatatttgtttaagctttagaataAGTGGCATTTTTGTATACGCGGattaaaatagtggtaaaaatttcaatttccctttagtttttggtttatttaaatttaaaaatagtgTTAAccccaagggttggcgttgccGCCAAcacttattataatattataatatatttttaattatataatatttttaattataatattatataattataattatattatagtataattaaattaaatggttGACGCTAAccatttttttactattattaataattatttggacataaaatatattatattatattttcattagtcttagaattttcacaaataattataaaatatattagattatttCAACATGGAGTTCAACATCTTCATAATTTGAACATGAAATTCAATTACTATGACCAACTTCCGAACCATCCTTAGCTTGAGATTTGTCCAAtttaaaatatgacattttGATAATCAAACGCTCTCCATATTTATACGGATTCGATCTCCaccaatcagattgagaaaaGACATTTTTTCTATCTCTAGCAATACTATgagtaactttatctaagataaagttattataatgctTGCAATAACCTATATGCCTAGCATTtcgttgatttgggaaaatagagaaaaatgttaacttttttatattcattacaattctgCGTTCTTCAACGAGTTGTAATTCATCCACACATTatcaataattcttgaatttcttatctcggacaatattaaaaattattggagtcCAATAATCTGGTAATGACCTTAGTAATCTAGATATCCGCtcattttcagttaattttatgtctttatcttttaaatcataatatctctcATGCATGACATCAAGATGAGTGAAAAAGTTGTGCACtagattcatcttatagtttagATAGTAGTCCTTAGTCAACATATTCACTTTATATCTGACCAAAAAATGGAgaacaataatttatacatgcataacaatataaatatttactttaaacaaaatatatattttttatttaaatataaataaattaatcgaaaataaaaaatacatttttaaaatataaataaattaagccaaaattcaataataaggtGTGGCCAATcccatttttttttccaaatctttccAGCCAAAATCAGTTTTCTAatagttttttcatttttaaaattgaaccaattggctaatcaacaatattatgaaaattataatatttaacaatatgttGATTTACGTAATtgaatttcaatataattaaattgaagtgATTTAGACTGAAtccaaattgaaatatttttggtgCAATACAATACACATACATTTATTTAAGGTTTGTTAAAACCTTACCTGTTGTCCTACTAATATTTCGTCTCTGCAACAAGTTTCGTCAGCCGATTgctcaataaaattttttctcgtGCAAAGTATAGATCTCTCTATCTTTTGTGGTATGTTTAAGATAgattgctctctctctctctctctctctctctctctctctctctctctctctctctctctctctctctatatatatatatatatatatatatatatatatattaaagatgaaTCACGTGAATACTGTTGCACCAATGCATCCCTGCAAGTCAATTTATTCTTTGCAAGATTCTTCTGCAATATTTTCATGCTTCTGCAATCAAATTTAGCAAGGATTTAGGGTGGGCCcattattgtataaaaaaaaaagttggtattaaaaacaaaaagacgTCAACccttatatagttttattaaggGTTGgccacgccaaccctttttgttttcttattgcAGAAGGGTTGGCAtgccaacccttttttaattgtttaattttattaagggTTGGCCGGCCAaccctttttgttttcttattgcAGAAGGGTTGGCAtgccaacccttttttaattgtttaattttattaagggttggccacgccaaccctttttgttttttattacaGATCGCCAACCCTTTTTCTCGCccttttatttattcttctgCTTAATTTACTGTTATGctgagttttttaaaaaagcTTTTCCAGATTCCTGACATGAAGTTGAATTATTAACATGAATAATTCACTCAATAATTCAATTGCCTGCCGTGGAACATTTTGCTTAATTGGAAATATATATGTGcaagtgttttcatttttttcccactAAAGTTTTTAGTTGTTTGCTTCcatatttcccaccaaagtgTTTAGTTGCTTGTTTCGGGTTATTTTCTCGTTTAGAAGAAAATCCAACAAATAGTTTCATCGAACATCGATACTATCAACATAAAGGCAGAAAAACATGTTAGGTTttgttatatcaaatttaataatatacttttcagagattttttttttgtaggttagattaataatatgatcaatgatttttttttttctgtgggTTAGATTATGTAGTTTAGCataatttagcaatttttgttctttttcatgTGTAAAACATTTAGCAATTTTATATCTCCTCCACAGGTGTCCTTTTTCATGTATtctgaatttataattttaaatccgGCTTTGTGGCCGAAGCCAGATGATTAGTTCTGCACAGAAATGTTAAGTTTGACTCTCGTAGATGAAGGTCGTCATGACATTGAACCCAAAATTGAATTTCACTGAACTGAGGTCCacatttaatgattttgataatattatttttcatcatgtaatgtGTATGTAATCTATTATTCTCATgcttgtaacaatttttttgattttcactAAATGATAAGGGGTCTGGTGCTTGATTTGTTGAAATCTCAGAGCTGAGGAGTTACTGTAATTTCTAGCCCTGTATTTAAGGCTAGACTCAAGCTAAattagtttgacttgaattagTGTTCAGCTTGATTCGAGTTAGAGTTTCAGTTCGTTAGTTTAGTTCGAGTTCAATTTAAGTACAATTATGGTGAAttaacatgaataatattttataacttaaccAATACAATATCACTATAACTTCATATAATACATTACAGAGTGGAACATTGGCACACTTCAAATTAGGAAACAAGTTGATGATGAGATGGAGGGACAATCAAGAAGACTACACCAAAAGtgttaatttgattcaaactagaTTGAGTCTAGacatcaatttattcaaatttattgaatttaaagagaaatcaCCGAAGGTTTTATCTTTATGGGATTATTTCTTGAAGGACAAACCTGAGCCGCATAGCTTTTCTTCGAGTATATTCTCCAAGCGATCCGACATTGAAGATGTTAAATAATTGCTCCAATCTCCCACAGTACCTTTCCTGAAAAACGCTTCATTTCCAAATCCAAGCTTACTGTATTTACCATGCTTGTTCACCTCTAAATTTTTCAGATTATCAAAACTACAAAtctttgatatttcttttaccACTCCTTGCCTCTCTTCAACCTGACTGAAAGCACATCCTAAGAAATTGGCCAAATTCTTGATATTAAATATGATGTTCTCTTGCATGTCTTCATATTTCAGAAAGAGCACCTTTTCTGGGTTCTCTTGACTGGCCTTCCAGTACCCCAACACATGTTCCCAAACGGGACCATAGGATTGGACTCCATTGCAAATCTTCTTGAAAGCTTCCTCCATTGAAACCAGATTCGTGTTTGGGTCTTGCAATGAAGACAAAAATTTCCAATGGGAGATGAATTGATCCAGAGGATTTCTGGCTACATAAACAATGCGGCAACCAGAATTCAAGATGGAATTGGGTAATGAAGCATATGGGAGATGGGTGGCCAAAATCTTTGGCTTGGGAATGTCTTCAAGATTAGGAGATTCATTTTTCCAATAAAGATTAAGCTCCAAGAAAGGAACAAGCTGATGAGGAGTGGTGGTGAACAAGGGGCAATTTTGTAGAGGAAAACGAGTACGGTTGATAATGGTGAAAGCGAGGGCTTTTAACCAAGTGGTGCCTGATTTCGGAAAGCTGGTTAATATTATGTCACCGTCTTCCGCTTGGAAGTGTCTCTGAAAGGAGATTATGGCGGGAATGAGTTTTGATTGAGCCCAAAACCCTTGGTATTGGTAGAGAGGATTTGCATCCCAGCCTTTCTCTCTTGGAAGGTTCAGGAGTAGCTGTTGAATCTCATTGCTTAGCTCCCCTATTGCAGCAGAGGTCTCCATGGATACTTTTTGGAATGCAGGGATCAAGGGGTAATTGTCGGATTCGGAAATATGCATCATTTTGGATCATACTTTATTTAATTCTGTGGCGAGACATGGGACACTCTCCATTATTAAAGGGCGtttgtctctttcttttttttatctgAGAAATGTGTAACAACTTCCCATTTTACAGAAGAAAAGCTTAAAAGTTGTCGGGATTAGCATTGAGTGGTTTTAGTTGGAAAGTTGCatggatatatttatttttttaattttaaattatttgattattttaaacaCAATCAATGATCTTATAATTAAAGGGTATTTAAAAGAGTTCATAATTACGAAAACTATAACAACAAAACTgtgaaacagaaaaaaaataagactCTTATACGATTATATTCTCTTTCCACACAAGTCAATGatgcaataattaattatctttatatctaaataattatatatatatatatatataaataaattagacataattttatttttaacttcgAAGTCTCTACCAAATTTGTCCAAGTTTAGGGGCATCTGAATGCTCATtagttattgtttataaaacttGTTGCCCTAGCAAAGGTTTATACAAATATCTTACTAGGGAATTAAAATTTCAGTGCTTACACACTTATAAAACTATTGTTATCATATACcaatttgtatcaataaaaatatgttatccattttaagtatataaatatgtacacatttgatgtgtatcatcatataattaggtggttttgaattaaaaataaaataacattcaatcacatgataacatacataagtatatatttatttgtgtattcaaaatatctACGTATAGTATTACCCAATTTTTATTCACTCTTGCTTAATTTCTCCATTCACTTACACGTGGCTATTCAAAATCCTTGTTGCAATAAAGTGGAATACGAGATATACACATTTCCTTTTTGAATATGCTTGCTCTTATATTTCCGTTGTCCAATTAATCGTGACATTTTAAAAGTCTTTAAGATAATACAACGGTGATGAAAATAAAGCAACAAaatctttgatataaaaattccATTATGTTATGTGGATGGCAGCAAACTGGAATCCTGACATTCGTAAACACAGAATGGCAAAGATTAGCCTCGGCGCCACTATCCATTTTATTTTGCTGGAGAGGAACAAAAGGGTGTTCGCCAATGAATCAAATAATCACcaagtgataataaaaaaaaatcaaagcaacTGTCAGAGACCGAGCCACGGAATTTAGGAAGATCCAACATAAGAATGGAGATGAGGCGATCGTGCAGAATTGGGGCCTGCCATATTGCATCTTTGCAAGGAGAAATCGAGGAATCCTGCCGCTTGGTGGGATGTTTTAGTAATATGTGTGCTTGCCTTGTGGTGGGTGTTTGAGGAGGTGGTTCGCTGGCAGTTTTAGGAGCATCCTGGCTTTGCTTTCGGGGATTTCACGCCCATGTAAAATTAGCGGATGTTGTCTTCAAGATTTTAATTCAAGGTCTCAATGGTTCCCTGTTTCTCCATTCAGGCTGCGGTACTGTTTCCTCTGGGGCTTTGAGTGTGCTGTTTTGGACCAGCAGGTTGGTTTCCTTTTACGGGTTGGCTGTTGCTCTCATCTGGAATTTGGGCTGTAGGGTGGCTTTTAAGGGCTTGCAAGGCAAAAGTTGCCGTTTAGGCTCTTTTTCTGGTTTTGGTTGTCCTCTCTTTTAAGT
It contains:
- the LOC123211747 gene encoding cytosolic sulfotransferase 15-like, with translation MMHISESDNYPLIPAFQKVSMETSAAIGELSNEIQQLLLNLPREKGWDANPLYQYQGFWAQSKLIPAIISFQRHFQAEDGDIILTSFPKSGTTWLKALAFTIINRTRFPLQNCPLFTTTPHQLVPFLELNLYWKNESPNLEDIPKPKILATHLPYASLPNSILNSGCRIVYVARNPLDQFISHWKFLSSLQDPNTNLVSMEEAFKKICNGVQSYGPVWEHVLGYWKASQENPEKVLFLKYEDMQENIIFNIKNLANFLGCAFSQVEERQGVVKEISKICSFDNLKNLEVNKHGKYSKLGFGNEAFFRKGTVGDWSNYLTSSMSDRLENILEEKLCGSGLSFKK